Proteins found in one Pectobacterium atrosepticum genomic segment:
- a CDS encoding glycoside hydrolase family 28 protein — translation MKHSIQSYSPAADGVTPDTAIFQQAIDRIAAQGGGTLTVEPGRYLLGGLLLPSNFCLQLEAGAELIVSGDYEQFAQATTISMAELSHRAFLYAYQQRNITICGQGKIMGNADAYFSAEPDDQGYRLPAKYRPRIVVFEDCEHVRLCDFTIEHAPMWTVHLVSCRQIIVERLTIDNDLSMANTDALDLDSCQQVQISNCSLSAADDALCIKTTHKPPHLQRKVQQVVISNCLLRSKSCALKIGTETFADIEDISVSNCAIYDTNRAIGLISRDGGAFRRLQFSNITFQCVAAHPCHWGKADPIFISVRYRDPAIEPGRIEAVQFSQIAGISEGAINLHSTPVGYIRDIHFHTVHLEQRQSNSPEQGMYDVRPPCNPERPTGMGLDNAYRVDPATGRAFGVEHYPGGMPALFARGVLNLTTSHMTFHRPDPLPSGWHHTAIVQLEEIVQLEE, via the coding sequence ATGAAACATTCTATTCAGTCATACTCCCCCGCCGCTGATGGTGTCACACCGGATACCGCCATTTTTCAGCAGGCTATCGATCGGATTGCGGCACAGGGCGGCGGCACACTGACGGTAGAACCGGGGCGCTATCTGTTAGGGGGATTACTGCTGCCTTCCAATTTTTGTCTGCAACTGGAGGCGGGTGCGGAGCTGATCGTCAGCGGCGACTATGAACAGTTTGCGCAAGCCACGACGATCAGCATGGCCGAACTGTCGCACCGTGCGTTTCTTTATGCCTATCAACAGCGCAATATCACGATCTGCGGTCAGGGTAAGATCATGGGGAATGCCGATGCCTATTTTTCTGCGGAACCTGACGATCAGGGCTATCGCCTGCCAGCAAAATATCGCCCGCGCATTGTGGTCTTTGAGGATTGCGAACACGTTCGCCTGTGTGATTTTACGATTGAACACGCTCCGATGTGGACCGTGCATCTGGTCAGTTGTCGCCAGATCATCGTCGAACGTTTGACGATTGATAACGATCTGAGCATGGCGAATACCGATGCGCTGGATCTCGACAGCTGTCAGCAGGTGCAAATCAGCAACTGTTCATTAAGCGCCGCCGACGATGCGCTGTGCATCAAAACCACCCATAAGCCACCTCACCTGCAACGTAAGGTACAACAGGTTGTCATCAGCAACTGCCTGCTGCGATCCAAGAGTTGCGCGCTGAAAATCGGCACCGAAACCTTTGCCGATATCGAAGATATTTCCGTCAGCAACTGCGCTATTTATGACACTAACCGCGCAATCGGCCTGATCTCCCGCGATGGTGGCGCATTCCGACGCCTGCAATTCAGCAACATCACGTTCCAGTGCGTTGCCGCACATCCGTGCCACTGGGGCAAAGCCGATCCGATCTTTATCTCCGTGCGCTATCGCGATCCCGCCATCGAACCGGGCCGGATCGAAGCAGTGCAATTTTCCCAGATCGCAGGGATCAGCGAAGGAGCGATTAACCTGCACAGTACGCCCGTAGGCTACATTCGCGATATCCATTTCCACACCGTACACCTTGAACAACGGCAGAGCAATTCACCGGAACAGGGCATGTACGATGTGCGCCCGCCCTGCAACCCGGAACGCCCAACAGGAATGGGGCTGGATAATGCGTATCGAGTCGATCCTGCGACAGGCCGCGCCTTCGGTGTCGAGCATTACCCAGGCGGCATGCCCGCCCTCTTTGCCCGTGGCGTCCTGAACCTGACTACTAGCCATATGACGTTCCACCGCCCCGATCCGCTGCCATCCGGCTGGCATCACACTGCGATCGTGCAGTTGGAAGAAATCGTGCAGTTGGAAGAATAA
- the queD gene encoding 6-carboxytetrahydropterin synthase QueD yields the protein MVTTLFKDFQFEAAHHLPHVPEGHKCGRLHGHSFMVRLEITGEVDPYTGWVMDFSELKAAFKPTWERLDHHYLNEIPGLENPTSEVLAHWIWQQLKPTLPLLSAVMVKETCTAGCVYKGE from the coding sequence ATGGTCACGACACTATTTAAAGATTTTCAGTTTGAAGCCGCACATCATTTGCCTCACGTGCCGGAAGGCCACAAATGCGGGAGACTGCATGGGCACTCTTTCATGGTGAGACTGGAAATTACCGGTGAAGTAGATCCGTATACCGGCTGGGTGATGGATTTCTCTGAACTGAAAGCTGCGTTCAAGCCGACATGGGAACGGTTGGATCATCACTATCTGAATGAGATCCCCGGTCTGGAAAACCCAACCAGCGAAGTGCTGGCACACTGGATCTGGCAACAGCTGAAGCCGACATTACCGCTGCTCAGCGCCGTGATGGTGAAAGAAACCTGCACTGCTGGCTGCGTCTATAAAGGCGAGTAA
- the queE gene encoding 7-carboxy-7-deazaguanine synthase QueE, whose translation MQYPINEMFQTLQGEGYFTGVPAVFVRLQGCPVGCSWCDTKHTWDKLAERETSLDQVLVKTEESDAWGAASADDILALMAQQGYTARHIVITGGEPCIHDLAPLTLQLEKQGFSCQIETSGTHDVRCSPKTWVTVSPKVNMRGGMKVLDQALQRADEIKHPVARERDIEALDALLARLDDDKPRIVALQPISQKDDATKLCIATCIARNWRLSMQTHKYLNIA comes from the coding sequence ATGCAGTACCCGATTAATGAAATGTTCCAGACGTTACAGGGCGAAGGCTATTTTACCGGTGTTCCGGCGGTGTTTGTGCGCCTGCAAGGTTGCCCGGTTGGCTGTAGCTGGTGCGATACCAAACATACCTGGGACAAACTGGCAGAGCGGGAAACCTCATTGGATCAGGTGCTGGTAAAAACGGAAGAAAGTGATGCCTGGGGCGCGGCGAGTGCAGACGATATTCTGGCACTGATGGCGCAGCAGGGTTACACGGCACGCCACATCGTCATCACCGGTGGCGAGCCCTGCATCCATGATTTGGCACCGCTGACGCTACAGTTGGAAAAGCAGGGCTTCAGCTGCCAGATCGAAACCAGCGGCACGCACGACGTGCGCTGTTCGCCTAAAACCTGGGTGACGGTATCGCCGAAGGTGAATATGCGCGGCGGCATGAAGGTGCTCGATCAAGCGCTGCAACGGGCGGATGAGATCAAACACCCAGTGGCGCGTGAACGTGATATTGAAGCATTGGATGCGCTGTTGGCGCGGCTTGATGATGATAAGCCGCGTATTGTGGCGCTACAGCCGATCAGCCAGAAAGACGATGCGACCAAACTGTGCATCGCGACCTGCATCGCCCGTAATTGGCGGCTTTCCATGCAGACACACAAATACCTGAATATCGCCTGA
- a CDS encoding MBL fold metallo-hydrolase, with translation MKLLKPLALLLASCAFVPALTQAQDIAQVKTQPGYYRMMLGQFEITALSDGTNTMSMDKLLQRTPPEKITELLAEKSLTPQVETSINAYLVNTGKHLILIDTGNGKQSNPTVGKVLPNLIAAGYKPEQVDTVLMTHLHGDHFGGLVQDNKLNYPNATVYVSQPETDFWLSPENLKNAPEGRKAAFQRVQNIFDAIKKDNKLKTFPAPQTVLLPGITAIPSPGHTPGHTSFMVESEGKKLLVWGDIVHAEAVQMSLPATTISFDSNMDQATESRNKALADAASQGYWVAGAHLPFPGIGHVGTRLERNGTTNGYRWLPANYSIAGLSQ, from the coding sequence ATGAAGTTATTGAAACCATTAGCCTTATTACTCGCCTCTTGTGCATTTGTACCTGCTCTTACGCAGGCACAGGATATCGCCCAGGTTAAAACGCAGCCAGGCTATTACCGCATGATGCTCGGACAGTTTGAAATCACCGCCCTGTCTGACGGCACCAACACCATGTCCATGGACAAACTGTTGCAGCGCACCCCGCCAGAAAAAATCACCGAACTGTTGGCAGAAAAATCGCTAACGCCACAGGTGGAAACATCGATCAACGCCTATTTGGTCAATACCGGGAAACACCTGATTCTGATCGATACCGGCAACGGTAAACAAAGTAACCCTACGGTAGGGAAAGTGCTGCCGAATCTGATTGCGGCGGGTTATAAGCCTGAACAGGTCGATACCGTATTGATGACCCACCTACACGGTGACCACTTTGGCGGTTTGGTGCAGGACAATAAGCTGAACTACCCGAATGCCACCGTGTATGTCAGTCAACCAGAAACCGACTTCTGGCTCAGCCCAGAAAATCTGAAGAATGCGCCAGAAGGTAGAAAGGCGGCGTTCCAACGCGTGCAAAATATTTTTGATGCTATTAAGAAAGATAACAAGCTGAAAACCTTCCCAGCCCCGCAGACGGTACTTCTGCCCGGAATCACCGCGATTCCAAGCCCAGGGCATACGCCGGGACACACCTCGTTTATGGTTGAAAGCGAGGGGAAAAAGTTGCTGGTATGGGGAGACATCGTTCATGCGGAAGCAGTACAGATGAGCTTACCAGCCACCACCATCAGCTTTGACTCAAATATGGATCAGGCGACGGAATCTCGTAATAAAGCACTGGCCGACGCCGCTAGTCAGGGTTATTGGGTCGCGGGTGCTCACCTGCCCTTCCCCGGCATCGGCCACGTAGGTACACGCCTGGAACGCAACGGCACCACCAACGGTTACCGCTGGCTTCCGGCGAATTACAGCATAGCTGGGCTGTCACAGTAA
- a CDS encoding LysR family transcriptional regulator, producing the protein MENDFRGVDLNLLVTFLVLYREKSVSAAADKLHLGQPAVSGALARLRTLFDDPLFIRTGQVMRPTARADYLATQLSPTFEQLQSVLGDPERFDPRTDSRVITLGMTDWVEIWLMPLLLKRLNATAPNLRINLVATDPFLDVDRLENDSVDLVISVASSQANWLKQRALLSSGFRVLWHPQQLTLPYPLPLALYSQQRHLLVTYRERARGVVDDMLEKQEMTRTIHYTTPHFSALLGILQQTPSVATVPEKLATLWCQHYGLVDSPVPLDLPRYTLSALWHARQDSNPAIKWLYEQIAEVVEEQEANSPPA; encoded by the coding sequence ATGGAAAATGATTTTCGAGGCGTGGATTTAAATCTGCTGGTGACATTTCTGGTGTTGTATCGCGAAAAAAGCGTCTCCGCTGCGGCGGATAAGCTGCATTTGGGGCAGCCCGCCGTAAGTGGTGCGCTGGCGCGTTTGCGTACACTGTTTGACGATCCGCTGTTTATCCGCACGGGGCAGGTGATGCGCCCAACGGCGCGCGCGGATTATCTGGCGACCCAACTGTCACCTACTTTTGAACAGTTGCAGTCGGTTTTGGGCGATCCCGAGAGATTTGATCCGCGGACAGATTCACGTGTGATCACGCTGGGAATGACCGATTGGGTAGAAATATGGCTGATGCCGTTGTTGCTGAAACGGCTCAACGCGACTGCGCCTAATTTGCGCATCAACCTTGTTGCCACCGATCCGTTTTTAGATGTGGATCGGCTGGAAAATGACAGCGTCGATCTGGTGATCTCCGTTGCCAGCTCGCAGGCTAACTGGTTGAAGCAGCGCGCGTTGCTATCGTCAGGGTTCCGAGTGCTTTGGCATCCACAGCAGCTCACGTTGCCATATCCTCTTCCTCTGGCTCTATACAGCCAGCAGCGCCATTTACTGGTGACTTACCGTGAACGTGCACGTGGTGTTGTGGACGACATGCTGGAAAAACAGGAAATGACGCGGACGATTCATTACACCACGCCGCATTTCTCCGCTCTGCTGGGAATATTGCAGCAAACGCCGTCAGTCGCTACCGTACCGGAAAAGCTGGCGACGCTGTGGTGTCAGCATTACGGCCTGGTCGACAGCCCGGTTCCGCTTGATTTACCGAGATATACGCTCTCGGCGCTCTGGCATGCAAGGCAGGACAGTAATCCGGCGATCAAGTGGCTGTATGAGCAAATTGCGGAGGTGGTGGAGGAGCAGGAGGCGAATTCGCCCCCTGCTTGA
- a CDS encoding MBL fold metallo-hydrolase → MKMNLLKQTLLPVVLLAGTPLIAEAESVPQLRTQAPGYYRMMLGQFEITALSDGTVTIPLDKLLTHIPHEDILHLLAQKNLQPQVETSINAYLINTGKRLILVDTGAGPLFGKQGGKLPDNLRAAGYPPEKIDTVLLTHIHADHSGGVSRDGKLVFPNATVYVNQKDVDFWLNPSNSNHVRDSEKHTFGQSEDSLQPVVAAKRLKTFSGKQPLFPGITAVPAPGHTPGHSLYQIESDGQKLTLWGDTIHAEAVQFPRPMTTIDFDRNMDEAADARLQVLAEAAQNNEWIGAAHISFPGLGQGKAVYDSSGKPNGYRWIPANYSMAGLKN, encoded by the coding sequence ATGAAAATGAATCTTCTGAAACAGACGTTATTACCCGTGGTTTTGCTGGCGGGAACGCCCCTTATCGCCGAAGCAGAATCGGTGCCTCAACTGAGAACACAGGCACCGGGTTATTACCGGATGATGCTAGGCCAGTTTGAAATTACTGCCCTTTCTGACGGTACGGTCACTATCCCACTGGATAAGCTGCTCACCCACATTCCCCACGAAGACATACTGCACCTGCTGGCGCAAAAGAATCTCCAGCCGCAGGTCGAAACCTCAATTAACGCGTATCTCATTAATACGGGTAAACGGCTGATACTGGTAGACACTGGGGCCGGGCCACTATTCGGCAAACAGGGGGGGAAATTACCCGACAACCTGCGCGCCGCTGGCTATCCACCGGAGAAGATTGATACCGTTTTGCTGACCCATATTCATGCCGATCATTCTGGCGGCGTCTCGCGTGACGGCAAGCTGGTTTTCCCTAACGCCACCGTTTACGTTAATCAGAAAGATGTGGATTTCTGGCTCAATCCGTCTAACAGCAACCATGTTCGGGATAGCGAGAAACACACGTTCGGGCAGTCGGAGGACTCATTGCAGCCCGTCGTTGCGGCCAAACGGCTGAAAACCTTCTCCGGCAAGCAGCCGCTTTTTCCGGGCATTACCGCTGTTCCAGCGCCGGGGCATACGCCAGGTCATAGCCTTTATCAGATCGAAAGTGACGGTCAAAAACTGACACTATGGGGCGATACGATCCATGCCGAAGCGGTACAATTTCCTCGCCCTATGACTACGATCGATTTCGATCGCAATATGGATGAAGCCGCAGACGCGCGTTTACAGGTTCTGGCAGAAGCAGCGCAGAATAATGAATGGATTGGTGCGGCACACATTTCCTTCCCCGGTTTAGGTCAGGGCAAAGCCGTGTATGATTCAAGCGGTAAACCAAACGGCTATCGCTGGATCCCTGCGAATTACAGTATGGCGGGGCTAAAAAACTAA
- a CDS encoding SDR family oxidoreductase, whose translation MEFITLITGGSRGIGRATARYLAGKGHKICIGYRTQQDSANSVLEEIRASGGTAIAVQVDIADEEQVIELFKQTDKMLGRLTGLVNNAAILKPQATIEQLDATRLNDIFATNTVGSFLCAREAVKRMAFRHGGKGGAIVNVSSAAARLGSPHEYIDYAASKGALDTLTIGLSLEVADQGIRVNAVRPGFIYTDMHADGGEPARVDRVKHSLPMKRGGHPMEVAQAIGWLLSDEASYVTGNFIDLAGGK comes from the coding sequence ATGGAATTCATTACGTTAATTACTGGCGGTTCGCGCGGCATCGGTCGCGCAACCGCGCGCTATCTGGCAGGAAAAGGCCACAAGATTTGTATCGGCTACCGCACCCAGCAGGATAGTGCGAATAGCGTCCTCGAAGAGATACGCGCGAGCGGCGGAACTGCCATCGCCGTTCAGGTCGATATCGCCGATGAAGAGCAGGTTATCGAACTCTTTAAGCAAACCGATAAAATGCTTGGGCGTCTGACAGGCCTAGTGAATAACGCCGCGATACTCAAACCTCAGGCCACTATTGAACAGCTTGATGCCACACGGCTTAACGATATTTTTGCCACCAACACCGTGGGCAGTTTTCTTTGTGCTCGGGAAGCGGTCAAACGCATGGCATTTCGGCATGGCGGAAAAGGCGGAGCCATCGTCAACGTGTCATCCGCAGCCGCTCGGCTGGGTTCGCCACACGAATATATCGACTATGCGGCATCAAAGGGCGCGCTCGATACCTTAACTATTGGTTTATCTCTGGAAGTCGCCGATCAGGGCATTCGGGTTAACGCCGTGCGGCCCGGTTTTATTTATACCGATATGCATGCTGACGGTGGAGAACCGGCAAGGGTCGATCGCGTCAAGCATTCGCTGCCTATGAAACGGGGTGGTCACCCGATGGAAGTCGCGCAGGCGATAGGCTGGTTGTTATCGGACGAGGCGTCCTATGTAACAGGGAATTTTATCGATCTGGCAGGCGGGAAATAA
- a CDS encoding glycoside hydrolase family 105 protein: MTVFSVKHSPLLRQPERFISREDLKALICRITDNLVNIEDKTGEFLLRLDDGRVIDTKGWAGWEWTHGIGLYGIYQYYQQTGDEQMRAIIDDWFTERLAEGTPTKNVNTVCPFLTLAYRYEETGDARWLPYLERWAEWVMYEMPRTDKQGLQHIVYNNENHQQLWDDTLMMSVLPLAKIGKLLNRPEFVEEATYQFMLHVQYLMDRESGLWFHGWTFEGQHNYAKARWARGNSWLTIVIPEFIELLDLPEHNATRRFLLQVLESQIEALAKYQDDSGLWHTLIDDPNSYLESSATAGFAYGILKAVRKRYVDPSYAEVAEKAIRGVINHVNKDGELTQVSFGTAMGTDLDFYRNIALTSMPYGQAMAILCLAEYLRVYL; this comes from the coding sequence ATGACCGTATTCAGTGTAAAACATAGCCCGCTTTTACGTCAGCCGGAACGCTTCATCTCCCGTGAGGATCTGAAGGCGCTGATTTGCCGTATCACCGACAATCTGGTGAATATTGAGGATAAAACCGGTGAGTTCTTGTTACGGCTGGACGATGGTCGGGTGATTGATACCAAAGGCTGGGCAGGGTGGGAGTGGACGCACGGCATCGGGCTGTACGGGATTTATCAGTATTATCAGCAGACGGGTGACGAGCAGATGCGCGCCATCATTGACGACTGGTTTACTGAACGTCTGGCGGAAGGCACACCGACGAAGAACGTGAACACCGTGTGCCCGTTCCTGACGTTGGCTTATCGCTATGAAGAGACGGGCGATGCCCGCTGGCTGCCGTATCTGGAGCGCTGGGCGGAGTGGGTGATGTATGAAATGCCGCGCACGGACAAGCAGGGCTTGCAGCACATTGTTTATAACAATGAAAACCATCAGCAGCTGTGGGATGACACGCTGATGATGAGCGTGCTGCCGTTAGCGAAAATCGGCAAGCTGTTAAATCGGCCGGAGTTTGTAGAAGAAGCGACATATCAGTTCATGCTGCACGTGCAATACCTGATGGATCGTGAAAGCGGCCTGTGGTTCCACGGTTGGACGTTTGAAGGACAGCACAACTACGCCAAAGCGCGCTGGGCGCGTGGTAACAGCTGGCTGACCATCGTTATCCCTGAATTTATCGAACTGCTGGATCTGCCGGAGCACAACGCGACGCGCCGTTTCCTGCTGCAAGTATTGGAAAGCCAGATTGAAGCATTGGCAAAATATCAGGATGACAGCGGCCTGTGGCACACGCTGATCGACGATCCCAACTCGTACTTAGAAAGCTCAGCAACCGCCGGTTTTGCCTACGGTATTTTGAAAGCGGTGCGCAAGCGCTATGTTGATCCGAGCTACGCTGAGGTTGCGGAGAAAGCGATTCGCGGCGTGATTAATCACGTCAATAAGGACGGTGAACTGACGCAGGTATCATTCGGCACCGCGATGGGCACCGATCTGGATTTCTACCGCAACATAGCGCTGACCTCCATGCCTTACGGTCAGGCAATGGCGATCCTCTGTCTGGCGGAATATCTGCGGGTCTATCTGTAA
- a CDS encoding MFS transporter, with translation MKTRKIGLANYLAYGSGDFLGAGTTALTAAWLLYFYTTFCGLTPIEATFIFAMARVLDAVVSPLMGFLTDNFGSTWLGKRFGRRKFFILLGIPFVFSYSFMWVGDMSYWYYLLTYLLFDIVYTMVLVPYETLVPEMTDDFKQKTKFSGARIALAQLSAILAAFLPGILLGYFGKDNAVSFFYSSLVFSIICALVLTLVYFFTWERPRDQMSEASLRAEKERQSLTLSQSLKRLNVELVSTLRIRIFRQHLGMYLGGYIAQDVFNAVFTYYVVFVLMQSPTMASNLMGTMAILQFIAVIGMIPLCIRFGPAPSYRFVVCLFGLSALSYAVLWYSGLHDTFSLLLLISALAGIGRGGINYVPWNTYTYIADVDEVITAQRREGIFAGIMTLTRKASQAGAVMLVGIVLQLSGFVSGQSVQAPSVSHTILMILSFGTVCVLALGFLVSLRFKLNLQTHSVLREETLKMREAGRPVPEKITPQARATVEMLAGMPYESLWGNNNIGYLNRHNGDKPVTHATQP, from the coding sequence ATGAAAACACGTAAGATCGGTTTGGCTAACTATTTAGCCTACGGTTCAGGGGACTTTCTTGGTGCGGGTACAACCGCGCTGACGGCCGCTTGGTTACTCTATTTTTACACCACGTTCTGCGGCTTAACGCCGATTGAAGCAACCTTTATTTTTGCGATGGCGCGCGTGCTCGATGCTGTTGTCAGCCCGCTGATGGGCTTCCTGACCGATAACTTCGGCTCAACCTGGCTGGGCAAGCGCTTCGGCCGTCGTAAGTTCTTTATTCTGCTCGGTATTCCCTTCGTGTTCAGCTACAGCTTCATGTGGGTCGGGGATATGAGCTATTGGTACTATCTGCTGACGTACCTGCTGTTCGATATCGTCTATACGATGGTGCTGGTGCCGTATGAAACGCTGGTGCCGGAAATGACCGACGATTTCAAACAGAAAACCAAGTTCTCCGGCGCACGTATCGCGCTTGCGCAGCTTTCCGCGATTTTAGCTGCTTTCTTGCCGGGCATTCTGCTGGGCTACTTCGGTAAAGACAATGCCGTGTCCTTCTTCTATTCGAGTCTGGTGTTCTCGATTATCTGCGCCCTGGTGCTGACGTTGGTCTATTTCTTTACCTGGGAGCGGCCACGCGATCAGATGTCGGAAGCGTCGCTACGGGCGGAAAAAGAGCGCCAGTCCCTGACGCTGAGCCAAAGCCTGAAACGGCTGAACGTTGAACTGGTTTCCACGCTGCGTATTCGTATTTTCCGCCAGCATCTCGGTATGTATCTGGGCGGGTATATCGCGCAGGATGTGTTCAACGCCGTGTTTACCTACTACGTAGTCTTTGTGCTGATGCAAAGCCCGACGATGGCCTCTAACCTGATGGGAACGATGGCGATTCTGCAATTTATTGCGGTGATTGGCATGATTCCGCTGTGTATCCGCTTTGGGCCAGCCCCCTCTTACCGCTTTGTTGTGTGCCTGTTTGGCCTGAGTGCGCTCTCCTACGCTGTCCTGTGGTACAGCGGCCTGCATGACACCTTCTCTCTATTGCTGCTGATCTCTGCGCTGGCGGGTATCGGACGCGGCGGGATCAACTACGTACCGTGGAACACCTACACTTACATCGCGGATGTAGATGAAGTGATCACCGCACAGCGTCGTGAAGGCATCTTCGCTGGGATTATGACGCTGACTCGTAAAGCCTCTCAGGCCGGTGCGGTGATGCTGGTGGGGATTGTGTTGCAGCTGTCCGGTTTTGTATCCGGGCAGAGCGTACAAGCGCCGAGCGTCAGCCACACGATTCTGATGATTTTAAGCTTCGGCACTGTGTGCGTGCTGGCGCTGGGCTTCCTGGTTTCTCTACGCTTTAAGCTCAACCTGCAAACGCACAGCGTGCTGCGGGAAGAGACGTTGAAAATGCGTGAAGCCGGGCGTCCTGTGCCGGAGAAGATTACGCCGCAGGCGCGGGCGACAGTCGAAATGTTGGCTGGTATGCCGTATGAATCGCTGTGGGGCAACAACAATATCGGCTATTTGAACCGTCATAACGGCGACAAGCCGGTAACGCACGCTACACAGCCGTAA